From one Peredibacter starrii genomic stretch:
- a CDS encoding TetR/AcrR family transcriptional regulator, producing MSEQDTRSRIIEASTYLFGLKGYDATSTREIAQRAGVNIASLNYHFKSKQGILEEVTGCVIAEFKDKVQKLAENKDQSASEFALSIYETMTEDEIKFLNHFKLFLGAGTPCHELDTSPIGWEHLSYYLKKELGTNVPDSEMIWASSVIFTYIMHVAVMSASVVGKEHINKFLPQGKAAFPIYIRQLVETIVRDLNTRYSV from the coding sequence ATGTCAGAACAAGACACAAGAAGTAGAATTATCGAGGCCAGCACTTATCTATTCGGGTTGAAGGGGTATGACGCCACTTCAACTCGAGAAATTGCTCAAAGAGCGGGAGTGAATATTGCTTCGTTAAATTATCACTTCAAAAGTAAGCAAGGTATCCTGGAAGAAGTCACAGGTTGTGTTATTGCAGAATTTAAAGACAAGGTTCAAAAGCTTGCTGAGAACAAAGATCAATCTGCCTCGGAATTTGCATTGTCGATTTATGAAACAATGACAGAAGACGAGATCAAATTTTTGAATCACTTCAAACTCTTTCTCGGGGCAGGTACTCCCTGCCACGAGTTAGATACTTCTCCGATCGGTTGGGAGCATTTGTCGTATTATCTTAAAAAAGAACTTGGTACCAATGTTCCTGACTCAGAGATGATCTGGGCAAGCAGTGTTATCTTTACTTACATTATGCACGTTGCTGTCATGTCAGCTTCGGTTGTAGGTAAGGAGCACATAAATAAGTTTCTGCCTCAAGGTAAAGCGGCATTCCCGATTTACATCAGGCAGTTAGTTGAGACCATCGTAAGAGATCTTAACACTCGTTATTCAGTTTAA
- a CDS encoding SOUL family heme-binding protein: MNSVLLSLLNWKAQEEARFTLMMSQGPFEVRLYQKLLCARVSLEGSFEEAIKNGMRHITEYLEGTNFKVEKILHAGPCFHLNKVDQWDVGMILPPEMDILNVPKPISRFIKIEEWAPCTVGVLRFRGGVTPEIFQRKGEELKRWIKKRGFNFQGPLRVSRNDFLLQFPFFRPNEVHLDII, translated from the coding sequence ATGAATTCAGTTTTATTGTCTCTCTTAAATTGGAAGGCCCAAGAGGAAGCGAGATTTACTCTCATGATGTCCCAGGGACCTTTTGAGGTAAGGCTCTATCAAAAACTCCTTTGCGCCAGGGTCTCTCTGGAAGGGAGTTTTGAAGAGGCCATAAAAAATGGGATGAGACATATTACGGAGTATCTTGAAGGAACAAACTTTAAGGTAGAAAAGATTCTTCACGCTGGACCTTGCTTTCATTTGAATAAAGTAGATCAATGGGACGTGGGAATGATACTTCCGCCAGAGATGGATATTCTGAATGTTCCGAAACCGATTTCTCGTTTCATTAAGATAGAAGAATGGGCCCCATGCACCGTAGGTGTGCTTCGATTTAGAGGAGGAGTCACTCCGGAGATCTTTCAACGAAAAGGTGAAGAGCTAAAACGTTGGATTAAAAAAAGAGGATTTAACTTTCAAGGACCTCTTCGAGTTTCACGAAATGATTTCTTATTACAGTTTCCTTTTTTTCGTCCTAATGAAGTTCATTTGGACATTATTTAA
- a CDS encoding efflux RND transporter permease subunit: MSNNDLKDTYVDKGGWSFAKLSINRPIFITCVVLVTMITGYLSMRTLPVDLFPDVTFPVVTVTTQYPGAGPRETEMLISKIFEEEFSTISGVKTIRSINQEGVSIVVAEFTFSTDIKYAEQQVRDKVSSAKADLPDDIEEPVIRRVDPSDQPIVTIALTADMTEAELYDLANLTVKPKIEQVNNVGLVEIMGGREREIRVDLDLNKMKFRQVSAIQVADALGKAGSNIPSGKIDVSAKQETVFRTLGEFQTIDEMKNTIVQFLGNDVPIVLSDVATVREGLEDEKNIGYVNGKRSLLVSVYRQTGANTVAVADNVVKQVGLLNANLAKGSNKAELTVVRDGSKAIKDNLFDVQESITIGIILTIIVVFFFLASFRSTVITSLALPNSLLGAFVLLAVAGYTINVMSLLALSLAVGLLIDDAIVVRENIFRHMEMGKDARTAALHGTQEVMLAVIATTFTVIAVFGPIAFISGVVGQFLKQFGMTVCFALIISMFDAITIAPMMSAYFAGKGGHVKPGQGTGFYDRTVGKMLAWFDRFQGKLEDLYVWILKVTLNNPIKMILGGILIFAFSIYTLKFVPKTFLAAQDNGEFSVNLDLPPGTSLREMERVAKEVDTVIRGHKEVAVSLLTVGTKDGEANKANFYVRLVGAKERKVNTIQFKDIVRKELQPFSYANVQVSDFDQVGAGQRPFNVNIQGNDEKQLAEISTQVFEKMKNHPALLGVDLSYRPGKPEFQVIPERLQAERLGISTNVLGMELRTLMEGQTPAVYRLKGEEYDIRVRLREDQRNLQKEFNNISIPNINGRMIPLKTVVEGVETTGPANITRQDRARYYQISADIAPNGPGMGGAMTEVARIFKEDIKLPEGMSYKFVGQAENFGEMIESMAIASGLGILFIYLVLASLYESFVTPFTIMLVLPLAMCGAFFALALTGASLDLFSMIGCIMLLGVATKNSIILVDYTNQQMENHGMSLRDAILLAGKNRLRPILMTSFALIAGFVPIAVGLNEASAQRTSMGIALIGGLISSTLLTLIIVPAAYTYIERFRLFVNRIFSKLTGADTNVQKVE, from the coding sequence ATGAGTAATAATGACCTGAAAGATACCTACGTTGATAAGGGTGGTTGGTCATTTGCCAAGCTCTCTATTAACCGTCCCATTTTCATTACCTGCGTGGTCCTTGTAACGATGATCACCGGATATCTCTCAATGAGAACACTTCCGGTGGACTTGTTCCCGGACGTAACGTTCCCGGTAGTAACAGTAACGACTCAGTACCCTGGTGCTGGTCCTCGTGAAACAGAGATGCTTATCTCGAAAATTTTCGAGGAAGAGTTCTCAACTATTTCTGGTGTAAAAACCATCCGTTCTATTAACCAAGAGGGTGTATCGATTGTGGTAGCAGAATTTACGTTCTCTACTGATATTAAATACGCCGAACAACAGGTTCGAGATAAGGTGAGCTCAGCGAAAGCTGATCTTCCTGATGATATCGAAGAGCCGGTGATTCGTCGTGTGGACCCTTCCGATCAGCCGATTGTAACGATCGCTTTGACGGCCGATATGACAGAGGCCGAGCTTTACGACTTGGCCAACCTCACAGTGAAGCCAAAAATCGAACAGGTCAACAACGTTGGTCTCGTAGAAATTATGGGTGGTCGTGAGCGTGAAATCCGTGTGGACCTTGATTTAAATAAGATGAAGTTCCGTCAGGTTTCTGCGATTCAGGTTGCAGACGCTCTAGGTAAGGCGGGTTCAAACATTCCATCTGGTAAGATCGACGTTTCTGCTAAACAAGAAACAGTATTCAGAACACTAGGTGAGTTCCAGACGATTGATGAGATGAAGAACACAATCGTTCAATTCCTTGGTAACGATGTTCCTATCGTTCTAAGTGACGTTGCAACAGTTCGTGAAGGTCTTGAAGACGAGAAGAACATTGGTTATGTAAACGGTAAGCGTTCACTTCTTGTTTCTGTTTATCGTCAGACTGGTGCTAACACAGTGGCCGTGGCCGATAACGTGGTTAAACAAGTTGGTCTATTGAATGCCAATCTTGCTAAAGGATCTAACAAGGCCGAACTTACAGTTGTTCGTGACGGTTCAAAAGCAATTAAGGACAACCTTTTCGACGTACAAGAGTCAATTACCATCGGTATTATTCTAACGATCATTGTGGTTTTCTTCTTCCTTGCTTCGTTCCGTTCAACAGTTATTACATCTCTTGCTCTTCCTAACTCACTTCTAGGTGCCTTCGTGCTTCTAGCGGTTGCTGGTTATACCATTAACGTAATGTCACTTCTTGCCCTTTCATTAGCGGTAGGTCTACTTATCGATGATGCGATCGTGGTTCGAGAAAACATTTTCCGTCACATGGAAATGGGTAAAGACGCTCGTACAGCGGCACTTCATGGTACTCAAGAGGTGATGCTCGCGGTTATTGCAACGACGTTTACAGTTATCGCCGTGTTCGGTCCGATTGCCTTCATTTCAGGTGTAGTAGGTCAGTTCCTTAAGCAGTTCGGTATGACAGTGTGTTTCGCCCTCATCATTTCGATGTTCGATGCGATCACAATTGCTCCAATGATGTCAGCATACTTTGCTGGTAAAGGTGGACACGTGAAACCAGGTCAAGGCACAGGCTTTTACGACAGAACAGTTGGTAAAATGCTCGCATGGTTCGACCGTTTCCAAGGTAAACTGGAAGACTTATATGTTTGGATTCTAAAAGTAACTCTTAATAACCCAATTAAGATGATTCTTGGTGGTATCCTGATTTTCGCATTCAGTATTTATACTCTTAAATTCGTTCCTAAGACCTTCCTTGCCGCTCAAGATAACGGTGAATTCTCCGTGAACCTGGATCTACCTCCTGGAACCAGCCTTCGTGAGATGGAGCGTGTTGCGAAAGAAGTTGATACTGTTATTCGTGGCCACAAAGAAGTTGCGGTAAGCCTTCTGACTGTTGGTACGAAAGATGGTGAAGCGAACAAAGCTAACTTCTACGTTCGTCTCGTTGGTGCTAAAGAAAGAAAAGTTAACACCATTCAATTCAAAGACATCGTTCGTAAAGAGCTTCAACCGTTCTCTTATGCTAACGTTCAAGTAAGTGACTTTGACCAGGTTGGTGCCGGTCAGCGTCCATTCAACGTAAACATTCAGGGTAACGACGAAAAACAACTGGCAGAAATTTCTACTCAGGTGTTCGAGAAGATGAAAAATCATCCGGCACTTCTTGGTGTGGATCTTTCTTACCGTCCAGGTAAGCCAGAGTTCCAGGTAATTCCTGAGCGTCTACAAGCTGAAAGACTTGGTATCTCGACAAACGTTCTTGGTATGGAGCTTCGTACGCTGATGGAAGGTCAAACTCCAGCAGTATATCGTCTGAAAGGTGAGGAGTACGACATCCGTGTTCGTCTTCGTGAAGACCAACGTAATCTTCAGAAAGAGTTTAACAACATCTCTATTCCAAACATCAACGGCCGTATGATCCCGCTTAAGACCGTGGTTGAAGGTGTTGAGACAACTGGTCCAGCAAACATTACTCGTCAGGACCGTGCCCGTTATTACCAGATCTCGGCGGATATTGCTCCAAATGGTCCAGGTATGGGTGGTGCGATGACAGAAGTGGCCCGTATTTTCAAAGAAGACATCAAGCTTCCTGAAGGCATGAGCTACAAGTTCGTAGGACAAGCTGAAAACTTTGGAGAAATGATTGAGAGTATGGCGATCGCTTCTGGTCTGGGTATTCTTTTCATCTATCTGGTTCTAGCGTCTCTATATGAATCATTTGTGACTCCGTTTACGATCATGCTCGTACTTCCACTTGCGATGTGTGGTGCTTTCTTTGCTCTTGCTCTAACTGGTGCTTCTCTGGATCTCTTCTCGATGATCGGATGTATCATGCTTCTTGGTGTTGCGACTAAGAACTCCATTATCCTGGTGGACTATACCAACCAGCAGATGGAGAACCACGGTATGTCTCTTCGTGATGCGATCTTACTTGCCGGTAAAAACCGTCTTCGTCCGATTCTTATGACTTCATTTGCGTTGATTGCTGGTTTCGTGCCAATTGCAGTTGGTCTGAACGAAGCTTCAGCTCAAAGAACAAGTATGGGTATTGCCTTGATTGGTGGTCTAATCAGTTCGACTCTTCTGACTCTAATCATCGTACCTGCCGCCTATACTTACATTGAACGTTTCCGTCTTTTTGTGAACAGAATTTTTTCCAAACTGACAGGAGCAGATACTAACGTACAGAAGGTAGAGTAG
- a CDS encoding malate synthase has product MSTINIGEGFSFPKKFWESDYQELFPPELIKLLKNLHERLNPERLRLLEARKVRQEHYDRGEVPEFLDRNSEAVKGSWKVAPIPRELLCRRVEITGPVNVPKMVINMLSRNEKGERADMAMLDFEDSMKPSFQNVLDGYKNVILAVPGKLTYFTEDKKYQLNPNDMAYVMVRCRGLHLNETNIKINGEEISAGLLDLAVCFFHTARQYRLQNKTPKYYVPKCEHYLEARWWNNLFVELERATKFPIGTLRATFLIETLPATFQVEEILYELRDHAVGLNVGRWDKIFSDIKVLRNHPERIMADRSSINMERSWMENYAKRVIKICHSRGAFAMGGMSAFTPGKSPELRLEQTQKVSADKKREADWGHDGCWVSHPYFIGVAMNAFKNENQLKETLPDFDKYSDILPRSEGPHTIGGLRTNVRVGIAYMHGWMKDIGCVAFDNLMEDLATLEISRAQVWQWLHHQITLDDGVQVTKSLVASIFADEFQKILEEMKHETPENRHRELFVELEEARDMALRIFTQDELSDFLTTTSEPVEY; this is encoded by the coding sequence ATGAGTACGATCAACATCGGCGAGGGCTTCTCGTTCCCAAAAAAATTCTGGGAAAGCGACTATCAAGAACTCTTTCCCCCGGAATTAATAAAACTCCTCAAAAATTTACATGAACGATTAAACCCCGAGAGGCTAAGGCTTCTAGAGGCCCGTAAGGTGCGCCAGGAGCACTATGATCGTGGTGAGGTGCCAGAGTTTCTGGATCGCAATTCAGAGGCGGTAAAAGGCAGCTGGAAGGTCGCACCCATACCTCGCGAATTACTTTGTCGTCGAGTTGAAATCACAGGACCCGTGAATGTTCCTAAGATGGTGATCAATATGCTCTCCCGGAATGAAAAGGGGGAGCGCGCGGATATGGCGATGCTCGATTTTGAAGACTCGATGAAGCCGAGTTTTCAGAACGTGCTCGATGGTTATAAGAATGTGATTCTCGCGGTTCCTGGGAAGCTCACGTATTTCACCGAAGATAAAAAGTATCAATTAAATCCCAATGACATGGCCTATGTAATGGTTCGTTGCCGTGGACTTCATCTGAATGAGACCAATATCAAGATTAATGGTGAAGAAATTTCTGCGGGTCTTTTGGATTTGGCTGTTTGTTTCTTTCATACTGCCCGACAGTATCGTCTTCAGAATAAAACTCCTAAGTACTATGTTCCTAAATGCGAGCATTATCTTGAGGCCCGTTGGTGGAACAATCTTTTTGTGGAGTTGGAACGTGCTACTAAGTTTCCAATCGGAACTTTGCGAGCGACCTTCTTGATTGAGACCTTGCCGGCGACTTTTCAAGTCGAAGAGATCTTGTATGAGCTTCGTGATCACGCGGTTGGATTAAACGTTGGCCGTTGGGACAAAATTTTTAGTGACATCAAAGTTCTTCGCAATCATCCAGAGCGAATCATGGCCGATCGAAGTTCCATTAATATGGAACGCTCGTGGATGGAAAATTATGCCAAGCGGGTGATTAAGATTTGTCACTCACGAGGGGCCTTTGCCATGGGCGGGATGTCGGCCTTTACTCCCGGGAAAAGTCCGGAACTTCGCCTTGAACAAACTCAAAAAGTGAGTGCTGATAAAAAGCGCGAGGCCGATTGGGGCCATGATGGTTGTTGGGTCTCTCACCCATACTTTATTGGCGTTGCTATGAATGCCTTTAAAAATGAGAATCAGCTGAAAGAGACCTTGCCGGATTTTGATAAATACTCAGACATCCTTCCTCGAAGCGAAGGACCGCATACTATTGGCGGACTTCGAACCAATGTGCGTGTGGGGATTGCTTACATGCACGGTTGGATGAAGGACATTGGGTGTGTTGCCTTTGATAATTTGATGGAGGATCTCGCGACCTTGGAGATTTCTCGAGCGCAGGTATGGCAATGGCTTCATCACCAGATCACTCTGGATGACGGAGTGCAGGTGACTAAGAGTTTGGTCGCTTCCATTTTTGCGGATGAGTTTCAGAAAATTCTCGAAGAGATGAAGCATGAAACTCCGGAGAATCGCCACCGCGAGCTTTTTGTTGAATTAGAAGAGGCGAGAGATATGGCCTTACGGATTTTTACACAGGATGAACTTAGCGATTTCTTAACAACGACTAGTGAACCAGTTGAATATTAA
- a CDS encoding TolC family protein encodes MRFQRLGLPALLLLSSIPVAQALTLEEYLTEVRERNGNFKGLNISVKAKESRKDEATLFFKPSFFLTGEYSDDQRPTLAPAFQGQQTMRHTLRGGLSQNFRTGTKAAISYNYYQTKINGTEGGLVRTPKFFDVAPTLEVTQSLWRNFLGKEFEANEAVQLAQVEAQRLNDQFTYKQLSMQAENAYWRLYFAQTTLRVQEESLARARKLRDWNKGRFSSNLIDESDLIQSEANLQNREIEYQDTLSDINAAQKEFNSLRQSEGEVNLEGTKGKSSSYILDATLPTKMKMREDVRAALANTKAAQANSALGVERNRPTLELYGQYSINGRDKFYSEATDQAFGATRPYSIVGVRFSAPLDFGAQSEYRKAYAQESKAAELTYQRRLYEVDRNYEILSQRFEDFKKRLKLAIKFVEVQDKKYKTEQRRYQQGRTTTFQVVQFEQDLANTELIRLRYERDLILVYNELKLFSGEEYE; translated from the coding sequence ATGAGATTTCAAAGACTTGGATTACCTGCACTACTGCTATTGTCTAGCATCCCCGTAGCTCAAGCGCTCACTTTGGAGGAATACCTAACCGAAGTACGCGAGAGAAACGGCAACTTCAAGGGATTAAATATCTCTGTGAAGGCCAAAGAAAGTCGTAAGGATGAGGCGACTTTATTCTTCAAGCCGTCATTCTTTTTGACGGGCGAGTACTCAGATGACCAGAGACCAACTCTGGCCCCTGCGTTTCAAGGTCAGCAGACCATGAGACACACACTGCGTGGTGGTCTCTCTCAGAATTTTAGAACCGGTACGAAGGCCGCCATTTCGTACAACTACTATCAGACCAAAATCAATGGAACTGAGGGTGGGCTTGTAAGAACTCCGAAGTTCTTCGATGTGGCACCAACGCTCGAGGTGACTCAGAGTTTGTGGAGAAACTTTTTAGGTAAAGAGTTCGAAGCAAATGAAGCTGTTCAACTTGCGCAAGTTGAGGCCCAGCGTCTGAATGATCAGTTTACTTATAAACAATTGAGCATGCAGGCCGAGAACGCTTACTGGCGTTTGTACTTTGCTCAAACGACTTTGAGAGTTCAGGAAGAATCTTTGGCACGTGCGCGTAAGCTCCGTGACTGGAACAAAGGCCGTTTCTCAAGCAACCTGATTGATGAATCAGATTTGATTCAATCAGAAGCAAACCTTCAAAACCGTGAGATTGAATATCAGGACACTCTTTCTGATATCAATGCCGCTCAAAAAGAATTCAACTCTCTTCGCCAGTCGGAAGGAGAAGTGAATCTTGAAGGTACTAAAGGAAAAAGTAGCTCATACATTTTAGATGCAACTCTTCCAACAAAGATGAAGATGAGAGAAGACGTTCGTGCCGCTCTTGCAAATACAAAGGCCGCTCAAGCGAACTCAGCTTTAGGTGTTGAAAGAAACCGTCCAACTTTAGAGCTTTACGGGCAATACTCAATCAACGGTCGTGACAAGTTTTACTCAGAGGCGACAGATCAGGCCTTCGGAGCAACTCGTCCTTATTCAATCGTAGGTGTTCGTTTCTCAGCTCCGCTAGATTTTGGTGCTCAGAGTGAATACAGAAAGGCCTACGCTCAGGAATCAAAGGCAGCAGAACTGACTTATCAACGTCGCCTGTATGAAGTTGACCGTAACTACGAAATCCTTAGTCAGCGTTTTGAAGATTTCAAAAAGCGTCTGAAACTTGCCATCAAGTTTGTGGAAGTACAGGACAAAAAATATAAAACTGAACAACGCCGCTACCAACAAGGTCGTACAACGACCTTCCAAGTGGTGCAGTTTGAACAAGATCTTGCCAACACTGAGCTAATTAGACTTCGTTACGAGCGTGATCTCATTCTCGTTTACAACGAACTGAAACTCTTCTCTGGAGAAGAATATGAGTAA